A single Halarcobacter anaerophilus DNA region contains:
- a CDS encoding acetolactate synthase large subunit, translating to MKITGAKMVTESLKEEGVDVVFGYPGGAIMNVYDEIYKQSFFQHILTRHEQAAIHAAEGYAKSTGRVGVAIVTSGPGFTNAVTGLADAYMDSVPLVVISGQVPTTIIGTDGFQEIDAVGISRPCTKHNYLVKDIKDLPRVIKEAFHIANTGRPGPVHIDIPKDVTAEVADFKYPKEVNLPTYKPTVNYNKRQLKKAMDAIAKSKKPLFYVGGGAILSNCAYEIRKLAEMTNIPVVETLMARGVMGENHDLLIGMLGMHGEFAANMAAHDTDCLISLGARFDDRVTGRLDEFAKKAKVVHIDIDPTSIAKLVHTNYPIVGDLKVTVEGMIESGKKMEFNDYRNWVSLLKDYKEKEPLRYNDSDSFIKPQWVIQKVGETLGSKAIITTDVGQHQMWTAQFYPFSFPRQWNTSGGLGTMGYGLPAAMGVARGNKDKVSINFTGDGSILMNIQELMTCVEFDLPVINIVLNNNYLGMVRQWQTLFYENRISQTDLSMQPDFKMLAEAFGGIGYRVTTKAEFEAALKDAIEKKKPAMIDVVVARDEIVLPMVPNGHALNEMTLIGDSNE from the coding sequence ATGAAAATAACTGGCGCAAAAATGGTTACAGAATCATTAAAAGAGGAAGGGGTAGATGTAGTTTTTGGTTACCCTGGCGGCGCTATTATGAATGTCTACGATGAAATCTATAAACAGAGTTTTTTTCAACATATTTTAACTAGACACGAACAAGCTGCAATCCATGCCGCAGAAGGGTATGCAAAATCTACGGGGAGAGTAGGGGTTGCAATAGTAACTTCAGGTCCCGGGTTTACAAATGCAGTAACGGGTTTAGCTGATGCTTATATGGATTCGGTTCCATTAGTTGTTATCTCTGGACAAGTTCCGACAACAATTATAGGGACAGATGGCTTTCAAGAAATTGATGCAGTAGGTATTTCAAGACCTTGTACAAAACATAATTATTTAGTAAAAGATATAAAAGATTTACCTAGGGTTATAAAAGAGGCATTTCATATAGCAAACACGGGAAGACCTGGTCCTGTACATATTGATATTCCTAAAGATGTAACAGCAGAAGTTGCAGATTTTAAATATCCGAAAGAGGTTAATTTACCGACGTACAAACCGACAGTCAATTACAATAAAAGACAATTAAAAAAAGCAATGGATGCAATTGCAAAATCTAAAAAACCGCTTTTTTATGTCGGTGGGGGAGCAATCTTATCAAATTGTGCATATGAAATCAGAAAACTAGCAGAAATGACGAATATTCCTGTAGTTGAAACTTTGATGGCAAGAGGAGTAATGGGAGAAAACCATGACTTGCTAATCGGAATGTTGGGAATGCACGGTGAATTTGCAGCAAATATGGCAGCTCATGATACAGACTGTTTAATCTCTCTTGGTGCAAGATTTGATGACAGAGTTACGGGTAGATTAGATGAATTTGCAAAAAAAGCAAAAGTAGTTCATATTGATATCGATCCAACTTCAATTGCAAAATTGGTTCATACAAATTACCCGATTGTAGGAGATTTGAAAGTTACAGTTGAAGGGATGATTGAATCAGGTAAAAAAATGGAGTTTAATGATTATAGAAACTGGGTATCTTTATTAAAAGATTATAAAGAAAAAGAGCCTTTAAGATATAACGATTCCGACTCTTTTATTAAACCTCAATGGGTAATCCAAAAAGTAGGAGAGACTTTAGGTAGTAAGGCTATTATTACAACAGATGTAGGGCAACATCAAATGTGGACGGCACAATTCTATCCTTTCTCTTTCCCTAGACAATGGAATACTTCTGGAGGTTTGGGAACGATGGGATACGGACTTCCTGCTGCAATGGGTGTTGCTAGAGGAAATAAAGACAAAGTATCAATAAACTTTACAGGGGATGGTTCGATTTTAATGAATATTCAAGAACTTATGACTTGTGTTGAATTTGATTTACCTGTTATTAATATCGTTTTAAACAATAACTATTTAGGAATGGTTAGACAGTGGCAAACACTTTTTTATGAAAATAGAATTTCTCAGACTGATCTTTCTATGCAACCTGATTTTAAAATGTTGGCAGAAGCTTTTGGAGGTATCGGTTATAGAGTTACTACAAAAGCAGAGTTTGAAGCGGCATTAAAAGATGCAATTGAAAAGAAAAAACCTGCAATGATTGATGTTGTTGTTGCAAGAGATGAAATAGTATTACCGATGGTGCCGAATGGACATGCACTAAATGAAATGACGCTTATAGGAGATAGCAATGAATAA
- a CDS encoding DNA translocase FtsK, translating into MVYFEYATFVSDKISVGKIGSVFASYSHLYFGFLSYIYLLLFLYPLYIINIKKEFDIKEFSIKSSSVFLLLISLLVFQSLIVQKGVYSGEVGNFIVSSMFPFIGNVGLWIFVFIGLIISLMILLDGADIKIDAKKIVPNFKRVDTSVKPKRIENKRKEKREKRVKKSDENRVSVKNSGDIAEIIIEEEEESSIANIEVDDLNIISLDQDNSERREKREENKDSEIEEIIDVEQPHALIVEELEENKKLLDEIELGKTEKPKDFLLPSTKFFQTPPKEKKSKVSEAQIDKKIEDLLEKLLMFKIEGDVVRTYTGPVVTTFEFKPAPNVKVSKILNLQDDLAMALKAQTIRIQAPIPGKDVVGIEVPNDDMQTIYIKELLESEIFQNAKSPLTMILGKDIVGKPFVTDLKKLPHLLIAGTTGSGKSVGINAMILSLLYKNSPDNLKLVMIDPKMLEFSMYNDIPHLLTPVITKPTDAINALANMVSEMERRYTLMSKTKTKNIESYNEKAKKEGFESIPYIVVVIDELADLMMTSGKDVELSIARLAQMARASGIHLIVATQRPSVDVVTGLIKANLPSRLSYKVGQKVDSKIILDSLGAESLLGRGDMLFTPPGTSGLVRLHAPWSKETEIESVVDFLKDQREVEYDMNFVKDKGESSLNGSSNSLEIGELDELYEDAKQVVLTDRKTSISYIQRKLRIGYNRAATIVEQLEQTGVLSEANAKGNREILI; encoded by the coding sequence ATTGTTTATTTTGAGTATGCCACATTTGTCAGTGATAAGATAAGTGTAGGTAAAATAGGATCTGTTTTTGCCTCTTACTCTCACTTATATTTTGGATTTTTATCTTATATTTATCTTTTACTCTTTTTATATCCTTTATATATAATAAATATCAAAAAAGAGTTTGATATAAAAGAGTTTAGTATAAAAAGTTCTTCTGTTTTTTTACTTTTAATCTCTTTGCTTGTTTTCCAATCTCTTATTGTGCAAAAAGGTGTATATTCAGGAGAAGTAGGAAATTTTATCGTCTCTTCGATGTTCCCTTTTATAGGTAATGTAGGACTTTGGATTTTTGTATTTATAGGTCTTATAATTTCTTTAATGATACTGCTTGATGGTGCGGATATTAAAATTGATGCAAAAAAAATAGTACCTAACTTTAAAAGAGTTGACACTTCCGTGAAACCTAAAAGAATTGAGAATAAAAGAAAAGAGAAAAGAGAAAAAAGAGTCAAAAAAAGTGATGAAAACAGAGTTAGTGTAAAAAACAGCGGAGATATTGCCGAAATAATAATAGAAGAGGAAGAAGAGAGTTCTATTGCCAATATAGAAGTAGATGATTTGAATATTATATCTTTAGATCAAGATAACAGTGAAAGAAGAGAAAAAAGAGAAGAGAATAAAGACAGTGAGATAGAAGAGATTATAGACGTTGAACAACCTCATGCTTTGATTGTTGAAGAGTTAGAAGAGAATAAAAAATTATTAGATGAAATAGAATTGGGAAAAACAGAAAAACCAAAAGATTTTTTATTACCTTCAACAAAGTTTTTTCAAACTCCTCCAAAAGAGAAAAAATCAAAAGTTTCAGAAGCTCAAATAGATAAAAAAATTGAAGATCTTTTAGAAAAACTTTTAATGTTTAAGATTGAAGGTGATGTTGTAAGAACTTATACAGGTCCTGTTGTAACAACTTTTGAGTTTAAACCTGCACCCAATGTAAAAGTATCTAAAATTTTAAATCTGCAAGATGATTTGGCAATGGCTTTAAAAGCCCAAACAATAAGAATTCAAGCTCCAATCCCGGGGAAAGACGTTGTGGGTATAGAAGTTCCAAATGATGATATGCAAACTATTTATATAAAAGAACTATTAGAGAGTGAAATTTTTCAAAATGCAAAATCTCCTTTAACTATGATTTTAGGAAAAGATATTGTAGGAAAACCTTTTGTAACTGATCTTAAAAAGCTTCCTCATTTACTAATTGCAGGAACAACAGGTTCAGGTAAATCAGTGGGGATAAATGCAATGATTTTATCACTGCTTTATAAAAACTCTCCGGATAATTTAAAACTTGTAATGATTGATCCTAAAATGCTTGAATTCTCTATGTATAACGATATTCCTCATCTTTTAACTCCTGTTATTACCAAACCTACTGATGCAATAAATGCTTTAGCTAATATGGTTTCAGAAATGGAAAGACGATATACTTTAATGTCAAAAACAAAAACTAAAAATATTGAGAGTTATAACGAAAAAGCCAAAAAAGAAGGCTTTGAATCTATTCCTTATATTGTTGTCGTAATTGATGAGTTAGCAGATTTAATGATGACAAGCGGAAAAGATGTAGAACTTTCAATTGCAAGATTGGCACAAATGGCAAGAGCTTCTGGAATACACTTAATTGTAGCAACACAAAGACCTTCAGTTGACGTTGTAACAGGACTTATTAAAGCCAATCTTCCAAGTAGATTATCTTATAAAGTAGGGCAAAAAGTAGATTCTAAGATTATTCTTGACTCTTTAGGTGCAGAGTCTTTATTAGGTCGTGGAGATATGCTGTTTACACCTCCTGGAACTTCCGGGCTTGTTCGTCTTCATGCACCGTGGTCTAAAGAGACGGAAATAGAGAGTGTAGTTGATTTCTTGAAAGATCAAAGAGAAGTAGAGTATGATATGAATTTTGTAAAAGATAAAGGAGAATCTTCTCTTAACGGCTCTTCAAACTCTCTTGAAATAGGAGAATTAGATGAATTATATGAAGATGCAAAACAAGTTGTTTTGACGGATAGAAAAACATCTATCTCTTATATTCAAAGAAAACTTCGAATAGGGTATAATAGAGCAGCAACTATTGTAGAACAACTTGAACAAACGGGAGTTTTATCCGAAGCTAATGCAAAAGGGAACAGGGAGATACTTATTTAA
- a CDS encoding response regulator transcription factor, whose amino-acid sequence MIEILMIEDDLELAEILISYLEQYNIKITNYDSPELAISALRLKKYDLIILDLSLPEIDGIEVCKMIRKDYDTPIIISSARSNLGDKIACFSVGADDFMPKPYDTQELIFRIKSILRRCNFNVSKKEEESKKTIFTLDEEKMEISKEEEKLTLTNAEYHILAYLIKKAGFVVSREELLSNVDSIKYESSYKSIDVLIGRVRNKIEKNSRKPKYILSIRGVGYKLVNE is encoded by the coding sequence TTGATAGAAATATTAATGATTGAAGATGATTTAGAATTAGCTGAAATTTTAATAAGTTATTTAGAGCAATATAATATAAAAATAACAAACTATGACTCTCCTGAACTTGCTATATCCGCTTTAAGATTAAAAAAATACGATTTAATTATTTTAGATTTGTCTTTACCTGAGATAGACGGTATAGAAGTATGTAAAATGATTAGAAAAGATTATGATACTCCAATTATAATCTCCAGCGCAAGGTCAAATTTAGGAGATAAAATTGCGTGTTTTAGCGTTGGTGCAGATGATTTTATGCCTAAACCTTACGACACGCAGGAATTGATTTTTAGAATAAAATCAATTTTAAGAAGATGTAATTTTAATGTTTCGAAAAAAGAAGAAGAGTCAAAAAAAACTATCTTTACTCTAGATGAAGAGAAAATGGAAATATCAAAAGAAGAAGAGAAACTAACTCTTACAAATGCAGAGTATCATATTTTAGCCTATCTAATAAAAAAAGCAGGATTTGTAGTCTCAAGAGAAGAGTTACTTTCTAATGTAGATTCTATTAAATATGAGAGCAGTTATAAAAGTATTGATGTTTTAATAGGCAGGGTAAGAAATAAAATAGAAAAAAATTCAAGAAAACCCAAATATATTTTGTCTATAAGAGGAGTCGGTTATAAATTGGTTAATGAGTAA
- the ilvN gene encoding acetolactate synthase small subunit → MNNFNHYYDTQITRQVISVIVINEHNVLSRIVGLFSARGYNIDSLTVAPISGSEYSRMTIVTTGDKRIIDQIVKQLNKLIPVLKVNEHQNVIEKETVLIKFPIDQPISDIDVLARAYNGHIQNVTDDAIVISATDAPSRIANFTNIMSKFKPLEVVKSGVVAMER, encoded by the coding sequence ATGAATAATTTTAACCACTATTACGATACTCAAATTACAAGACAGGTTATCTCTGTAATTGTCATAAACGAACATAATGTTTTATCTAGAATTGTGGGACTCTTTTCTGCTAGAGGGTATAATATTGACTCTTTGACCGTTGCTCCAATCTCCGGAAGCGAATATTCAAGAATGACGATTGTAACAACCGGGGATAAAAGAATTATTGATCAAATTGTTAAACAATTAAATAAATTAATTCCCGTATTAAAAGTAAACGAACATCAAAATGTTATAGAAAAAGAGACTGTTTTAATAAAATTTCCGATAGATCAACCTATAAGTGATATTGACGTTCTTGCAAGAGCTTATAACGGTCATATTCAAAATGTAACAGATGATGCTATAGTTATTTCAGCAACTGATGCTCCAAGTAGAATTGCTAATTTTACAAATATTATGAGTAAATTTAAACCGCTTGAAGTCGTAAAAAGCGGTGTTGTAGCAATGGAAAGATAG
- a CDS encoding Ppx/GppA phosphatase family protein, producing MNNITTIDLGSNSFRVLIYDCLKNKILDEYNEVVGMADGLNTTGIISQAAQDRVILAVEKSISKLKYNPENAICVTTAAMRMAKNSQEVLKNFKDKVKIDFKIINGEEEARLTLLAVKYALKREKIDSSKFILLDIGGGSTEIIVNNFDNFSSRSFNFGIVTLTQRYLKKEQLLFQLEEYKKEIKKFLDSLKIDLDEYTFVATAGTPTTVAAVKLGQDFFHYDKEKVNGTTVNLDDLIDCLKIFNNSDNQTVAKLVGKGRVEFIEVGIYIYRAIFEVLQKKESIVLDDGLREGVAVDYCIKKGLCK from the coding sequence ATGAATAATATCACTACTATTGATTTAGGTTCTAACTCCTTTAGAGTCCTGATATATGATTGTTTAAAAAATAAAATTTTAGATGAGTACAATGAAGTTGTAGGAATGGCAGACGGGCTTAATACTACAGGTATAATATCTCAAGCTGCCCAAGACAGAGTTATCTTAGCAGTAGAAAAATCAATTTCCAAATTAAAATATAATCCTGAAAATGCAATTTGCGTAACAACTGCCGCAATGAGAATGGCTAAAAACAGTCAAGAAGTTTTGAAAAATTTTAAAGATAAAGTAAAAATAGATTTCAAAATTATTAATGGAGAAGAGGAAGCACGACTTACTCTTTTAGCTGTAAAATATGCTTTAAAAAGAGAGAAAATAGACTCTTCTAAATTTATTCTTTTAGATATAGGGGGTGGTTCTACAGAAATTATCGTAAATAATTTTGATAATTTTAGTTCAAGAAGTTTTAATTTCGGGATTGTTACTTTAACTCAAAGATATTTAAAAAAAGAGCAACTGCTTTTTCAGTTAGAAGAGTATAAAAAAGAGATTAAAAAATTTTTAGATAGTTTAAAAATTGATTTAGATGAGTATACTTTTGTAGCAACGGCAGGAACTCCTACAACCGTTGCAGCAGTAAAATTAGGACAAGATTTTTTCCATTATGATAAAGAGAAAGTAAACGGAACAACTGTTAATTTAGATGATTTAATCGACTGCTTGAAGATTTTTAATAACAGTGATAACCAAACCGTAGCAAAACTTGTTGGAAAAGGAAGAGTAGAGTTTATTGAAGTTGGAATTTATATATACAGAGCAATCTTCGAAGTTCTACAAAAAAAAGAATCTATTGTTTTAGATGATGGATTAAGAGAGGGAGTGGCTGTGGATTACTGCATAAAAAAAGGTTTATGTAAGTAG
- the lpxD gene encoding UDP-3-O-(3-hydroxymyristoyl)glucosamine N-acyltransferase, with product MKLNEIAKALNLECESEVEISGLNSLLDSNENELSFLENKKYAHDLEKTKAAAVFVKKEVALKVPENCIALICDEPYLTLAYASKLFAPKLIETKGSDCIVKDNTIIMDNVHLGKNSTIGENCTIMSGVFIGDNVQIGDNTVIYPNVSIYRDCKVGNNCIIHAGTVIGSDGFGFAHTKDGKYIKIYQNGNVVIGNDVEIGANCSIDRAVFKSTILSDRVRLDNLIHIAHNCKLGEGCILTGQVGLSGSTTLHEYVIMGGQSATAGHLEIAAFTTIAARGGVTKSITTPKKQWAGFPLFEHRQWLKLQGKIAKLLK from the coding sequence TTGAAACTTAATGAGATAGCAAAAGCTTTAAATTTAGAGTGTGAAAGTGAAGTTGAGATTTCAGGACTAAATTCTCTTCTTGATTCAAATGAAAATGAATTATCTTTTTTAGAAAATAAAAAATATGCACATGATTTGGAAAAAACAAAAGCAGCAGCTGTTTTTGTTAAAAAAGAGGTAGCCTTAAAAGTACCTGAAAACTGTATAGCGTTGATTTGCGATGAGCCTTATTTGACCTTAGCTTATGCTTCAAAACTTTTTGCACCTAAATTAATTGAAACTAAAGGAAGTGATTGTATTGTCAAAGATAATACGATAATAATGGATAATGTTCATTTAGGTAAGAATTCGACAATAGGTGAAAACTGTACTATTATGTCAGGTGTTTTTATAGGAGATAATGTTCAAATAGGAGATAATACGGTTATTTATCCGAATGTTTCAATATATAGAGACTGTAAAGTAGGAAATAATTGTATTATTCATGCAGGAACCGTAATTGGAAGCGACGGTTTTGGTTTTGCACACACAAAAGATGGAAAATATATCAAAATATATCAAAACGGTAACGTAGTTATTGGAAATGATGTGGAAATAGGAGCAAATTGTTCTATAGATAGAGCTGTATTTAAATCAACTATTCTATCCGACAGAGTAAGACTTGATAATTTAATTCATATAGCACATAACTGTAAATTAGGAGAAGGATGTATCCTTACGGGACAAGTTGGACTTTCAGGATCTACAACTTTACATGAATATGTTATTATGGGTGGACAAAGTGCAACGGCAGGACACTTGGAAATTGCTGCTTTTACTACAATAGCGGCACGTGGAGGAGTTACCAAATCTATTACGACTCCTAAAAAACAATGGGCTGGATTCCCTCTTTTTGAGCATAGACAGTGGCTTAAACTACAAGGGAAAATTGCAAAATTATTAAAATAA
- a CDS encoding CDP-alcohol phosphatidyltransferase family protein has translation MFLFNKSSHFNLANMATFFNITSGLMAIYYLTHGNFLASALFAWLAGGFDIVDGKIARKYNLSTEFGIQLDSFADFLSFVIVPTMFIFFAVIDGKELTLFTPLVALAFIYYVIAGLRRLIQFNINAQEGEVEKYFTGVPTPMGAILLWCVYLIWLTGIINEYVVLISMIIIGFLLNSKVKIKHF, from the coding sequence ATGTTTTTATTCAATAAAAGTAGTCATTTTAATTTGGCGAATATGGCTACATTTTTTAATATTACATCAGGATTGATGGCAATATATTATCTAACCCACGGGAATTTTTTAGCGAGTGCACTTTTTGCTTGGCTTGCGGGAGGTTTTGATATAGTTGACGGTAAAATTGCGAGGAAATATAATCTTTCAACAGAATTTGGGATACAATTAGACTCATTTGCAGACTTTTTGTCTTTTGTTATTGTTCCTACCATGTTTATATTTTTTGCAGTAATTGACGGCAAAGAGCTTACTTTATTTACCCCTTTAGTAGCCCTTGCTTTTATTTATTATGTTATTGCCGGATTAAGAAGATTAATACAGTTTAATATAAATGCGCAAGAAGGCGAAGTAGAAAAATATTTTACAGGTGTTCCTACTCCGATGGGAGCTATACTTTTATGGTGTGTTTATCTTATATGGCTTACAGGAATTATAAATGAGTATGTTGTTTTAATCTCTATGATAATAATAGGATTTTTATTAAATTCAAAAGTAAAAATAAAACATTTTTAA
- a CDS encoding flagellin: MDVNSIKNSVGSLNNLSNPQIAKPNQASNIQNNDEFLNLSINEYNQKRDELSNSLQAFNQGIGISKTAQKGLAKEEESLKNIQNMLTQIDNNADLYENNNQVKNSINAQLQTFKEEAYNTRYNKEQLISLDDFEENLTIEISTKDAYFSIEKPNTPLIASSVSQTIKKSDLNNQEDIQKSLDSVERGLNDLGNIQSQFEELNNNLETAAKNSIEEQINLSNQNSKNRNYNFSKEVTEFSKSNINSNSGYLAASQANIVQEQSVRLLT, translated from the coding sequence ATGGATGTAAATAGCATAAAAAATAGTGTTGGTTCTTTAAATAATTTATCCAATCCTCAAATTGCTAAACCCAATCAAGCATCAAATATTCAAAATAATGATGAATTTCTAAACCTTTCAATAAATGAATATAATCAAAAAAGAGATGAACTATCAAACTCTTTACAAGCTTTTAATCAAGGTATCGGTATTTCAAAAACGGCTCAAAAAGGATTGGCAAAAGAAGAAGAGTCTTTAAAAAATATTCAAAATATGCTCACCCAAATAGATAACAATGCCGATTTATATGAAAATAATAACCAAGTAAAAAATAGTATTAATGCACAGCTTCAGACTTTTAAAGAAGAGGCATATAATACAAGATATAACAAAGAACAGCTAATTTCACTGGATGATTTTGAAGAGAATCTAACAATTGAAATATCTACAAAAGATGCATATTTTTCAATAGAAAAACCAAATACTCCACTTATTGCTTCTTCTGTTTCGCAAACAATAAAAAAGAGTGATTTAAATAATCAAGAAGATATACAAAAGAGCCTTGATAGTGTAGAAAGAGGATTAAATGACTTGGGAAATATACAATCTCAATTTGAAGAATTAAATAATAATCTTGAAACTGCGGCAAAAAACTCAATAGAAGAACAAATTAATTTATCCAATCAGAACAGTAAAAACAGAAATTATAATTTTTCTAAAGAAGTGACTGAATTTTCAAAATCAAATATCAATTCAAATTCAGGATATTTGGCAGCGTCACAAGCAAATATCGTTCAAGAGCAGAGTGTAAGACTACTTACATAA
- a CDS encoding GGDEF domain-containing protein codes for MKKEFYKSVGFKLSILTIIILLSLFTSAFMFNSQIDKMKKRIDYIYFGNYIPVLKLHTLDDLYEDLIVCMKKNKKCNKSPFFKKIKKEWNYYNNSYKADEERKVVDSVNKDIQKSLSSKAKISTYKDILKKIDFLKEHEKKVAYKKRREFLKEYSSMKNYLFYNMIILLFVSFIFISLIIYSIIKKDNQLKILTKKYKLESITDGMTKLYNRKYFDKIFDNMPFISNANNWESAFVILDIDFFKQYNDTYGHDMGDITLKSVANSLQSYFNREYEYVFRLGGEEFGVILFDIDEEILKQCLADVNKNIESLNIEHKNSKISNVVTISIGAVIYEANTYISCNRLYKMADESLYRSKENGRNQYTIYNEEVK; via the coding sequence ATGAAAAAAGAGTTTTATAAAAGTGTTGGTTTCAAACTTAGTATATTAACTATTATTATCCTTCTTTCATTATTTACATCTGCTTTTATGTTTAATTCTCAAATAGACAAGATGAAAAAAAGAATTGATTATATCTATTTTGGAAACTATATCCCTGTATTAAAACTGCATACTTTGGATGATTTGTACGAAGATTTAATAGTATGTATGAAAAAAAATAAAAAATGTAATAAGTCTCCTTTTTTTAAAAAAATCAAAAAAGAGTGGAACTACTACAATAACTCTTATAAAGCCGATGAAGAGAGAAAAGTCGTAGATTCTGTAAATAAAGATATACAAAAATCTTTAAGCAGTAAAGCTAAAATCTCCACATATAAAGATATCTTGAAAAAAATAGATTTTTTAAAAGAGCATGAAAAAAAAGTTGCATATAAAAAAAGAAGAGAGTTTTTAAAAGAGTACTCTTCCATGAAAAATTATCTTTTTTATAACATGATAATTTTGCTTTTTGTCTCTTTTATTTTTATCTCTTTAATCATCTATTCAATAATAAAAAAAGATAATCAATTAAAAATATTAACAAAAAAATATAAGTTAGAGTCTATTACAGACGGAATGACAAAACTTTACAACAGAAAATATTTTGATAAAATTTTTGATAATATGCCTTTTATTTCAAATGCAAATAATTGGGAAAGTGCATTTGTTATTTTAGATATAGATTTTTTCAAACAATATAACGATACTTACGGTCATGACATGGGAGATATAACATTAAAAAGTGTTGCAAATTCACTTCAAAGTTATTTTAACAGAGAGTATGAATATGTTTTTAGATTAGGCGGCGAAGAGTTCGGAGTAATTCTTTTTGATATTGATGAAGAGATATTAAAACAGTGCTTAGCAGATGTTAATAAAAATATCGAATCATTAAATATTGAGCATAAAAATAGTAAGATTTCAAACGTTGTTACAATCTCAATTGGTGCGGTAATATATGAAGCCAATACTTATATATCGTGTAATAGATTATATAAGATGGCTGACGAGTCGCTTTACCGTTCAAAAGAGAATGGACGAAATCAATATACAATTTATAACGAAGAGGTAAAATAG